One segment of Alistipes finegoldii DSM 17242 DNA contains the following:
- a CDS encoding DUF4492 domain-containing protein translates to MAVQTLKKVFRFYVDGFRSMTVGKTLWAIILVKLFIMFAILKLFFFPDFLAGQSPEERSRSVMKELTPEK, encoded by the coding sequence ATGGCAGTTCAGACTCTCAAAAAAGTGTTCCGGTTCTATGTGGACGGCTTCCGCAGCATGACTGTAGGCAAGACGCTCTGGGCCATCATTCTGGTCAAGCTGTTCATCATGTTCGCCATTCTCAAACTCTTTTTCTTTCCCGATTTTCTGGCCGGCCAAAGCCCCGAAGAGCGCAGCCGCTCGGTGATGAAGGAACTAACCCCCGAAAAATAA
- a CDS encoding phosphodiester glycosidase family protein — MKLKFLGFALLAVCVCAVCCMCGSDSKTPDYEFPDGPDPDPQPGDYPAGLTVTEFTDDLGGGKQCLGFVAVADLKANPKLRFNAVHLPQQKTPSRIHAEFASANRGTACVTINAGYWWAGNSLSLLVTGGTVKSIENQTVTRNNQTVYPVRSSFGQMASGGFETHWIYCVLDDGNKPYAFPSALDNDERTNTYMSAPPTSKTPGAVLWTPQEAVGGGPMLVKEGKNVAVENYWKEVFDGGGIAGTSRQPRTAVGATADGKLILLVCDGRNMRGSAGFTLAELADKLIELGAVDAVNLDGGGSSTMVGSDGKVLNRPSDTGSAEVIVERKISTAVVISEVN; from the coding sequence ATGAAACTAAAATTTCTTGGCTTCGCCCTGCTTGCTGTCTGTGTCTGCGCCGTGTGCTGTATGTGCGGCAGCGATTCGAAAACGCCCGACTATGAATTTCCCGACGGACCCGATCCCGACCCGCAGCCGGGCGATTATCCTGCCGGCCTGACCGTAACCGAGTTTACGGACGATCTGGGCGGAGGAAAACAATGTCTCGGATTCGTGGCCGTGGCCGACCTGAAAGCCAATCCCAAACTGCGCTTCAACGCCGTGCATCTGCCGCAGCAGAAAACTCCGTCGCGCATTCATGCCGAATTCGCTTCGGCCAACCGGGGAACGGCTTGTGTGACGATCAATGCCGGGTATTGGTGGGCCGGGAACTCGCTGAGCCTGCTTGTTACCGGCGGTACCGTCAAGTCGATCGAGAATCAGACGGTGACACGTAACAATCAGACGGTTTATCCCGTGCGTTCTTCGTTCGGGCAGATGGCGTCCGGAGGGTTCGAGACGCACTGGATTTACTGCGTTCTCGACGACGGCAACAAGCCTTATGCCTTTCCGTCCGCACTCGACAACGACGAACGTACGAATACGTATATGTCCGCGCCGCCGACTTCGAAGACGCCCGGCGCCGTGCTCTGGACGCCGCAGGAAGCCGTCGGAGGCGGTCCGATGCTGGTCAAGGAGGGGAAGAACGTCGCCGTGGAGAATTATTGGAAAGAGGTGTTCGACGGCGGCGGCATCGCCGGGACTTCGCGTCAGCCGCGTACGGCGGTCGGCGCCACGGCCGACGGAAAACTGATCCTGCTGGTGTGCGACGGACGCAATATGCGGGGCAGCGCCGGGTTTACGCTGGCCGAACTGGCCGACAAACTGATCGAGCTGGGTGCCGTCGATGCGGTCAATCTCGACGGCGGCGGATCTTCGACCATGGTCGGCAGCGACGGCAAGGTGCTCAACCGTCCCAGCGACACGGGCAGCGCCGAGGTGATCGTCGAGCGCAAGATTTCGACGGCGGTCGTCATCTCCGAAGTGAACTAA